GGCGCGAGGTCAAGACACCGGGGCCCGCCCACGCAGACGGCCCCCTGGTTCTTCGCAACCTCGATCAGCCGCCCCAGCCAGCACGGTTCGGCAAGCTGGTCATCGTCGAAGAAGACCACCCACTCGCCGTGCGCCTCACGCACGCCCCGATTCCGCGCGCTGCCGATGCCGGCTCTGCACTCGTGAAGCACGTAACGGACCGGCACGGGCGCGCGGGCAGCCGCTTCTTCCACAACGGCGCGTGTATCGTCGGCAGACCCGTCATCCACCACGACCACTTCGTACGCGAAATGGCCGCCGGTCTCTTGACGCGTAACAGTGTCCAACGACTGACGCAGCGAGGCGGCGCGGTTGTACGTACAGATGACAACACTCGCGAGGTTAGCGGTCATAGATCAGGCCATGCGCTCCTTGCCGGACAGAACAACGGAGCCCTGCTCGGTCATGCCGGGCACGCCGGCCTCATCCGGCGCCTTGAAGAAAGCCAGCCGCACCAGGATCACCATGGCGAGAAACGTGAGCTGACCGCGCTGGATAGCCACGCTTTCGAGCAATCCATTGAGCGCGCAGAACAAGAGCACCATCGCAAAAAAGGCGTATTCGGAAGCGCCCGTCACGCGCGAGTACGCAATCGCCACCGTAATCCCCGCGATCAGGATCAAGACAAAGGCCACCGCCGCGGCCGGCCCCAGGTCAAGGGCCACATCGAGATAGGCGTTGTGCGCATGGGATATCGGCCACCCTTGCTTCTCGATAATCGCGCCAGACCGCGACTCATTCCAGAAACAGCCGTAGCCATAGCCGAGCACGGGGCGCTCCGCCGCGAAATCCAGGCATTGGTCCCAGAGTTGACGCCGCCCCGTCAGCGTGCCCGTTGTCGCGCTCGCGTCTTCGCGGCCCATCGCGATACCGCGCTGCGCGACCGGCCACAACACATCGCTGAGCAGCAGGAAGAATACGGCGAACAGGAGCGCGGCGCTCGCCAGCGTCACTTTCATCGAACGCGATTGGATGATGCCCCACTGCACCAGCAGCACGGCGACCACGCTCGCGAAAGCCGTGCGCGAACGTGTCAGGTAAAGGAACACAATCGCGGCGGCGGCAAGCAACAACAAGAGCATCCGGCCTCGTTGCGCGCCGCGCATCAAGTGCACCGCCGCCAGAAACAAGATGGCGCAGTTCACCGCCTGCGCATTCGGATGGATGGTCCCCGCGAAACGGTAGCCCGCCTTCAACGGTTGAAACGCGCCCTGCGCCACCTCGACGCCCAGCGCCAGAAGGAGAAAAGCGCCGCTCCACAATGCCGCGAGCCAGAGAATCTGACGCGGCGTCAGCCGCTGTGCCACACCCGCCGCGCCCAGCGCCAGCAGCGCGAATAGCGCGACGCGCCGAAACGAAAGCGCGGGGTCATCCGCCCAGGTCAGGCTCAGCACCGACCAACCCGCGAAAAAGAGCAGCAGCACCGCAAGGAAACCGACGGTGGTGTCCCCTGCGCGGCGGCGCCGCAACAAATGGAACAAACCAAAAGCGCCCAGCGCCAGGCCGCCTGCCTGCCGCCACGCCCGGGGCTGGAACAGTTGTTGCTCCAGGTTCGCGAATTCCTCGATGCTTTGAGCTTTCACAAGCATCTCGAACTTCTTCGGCCCCGCGTAATCGTGTTCCATAGCGATAAACGCGCCCGCCACCAGCAGGAACACGCCAAGCGGCGCCCCCATCCGTCCGCGCACCGGCAGATTTTCACGCGATTGGGTTGCGGCTGTATCCATCACAAACACCTCATGCGCCCGCGCCGCCGGGTGACTGCTCCAAAGACATCAGGAACCGGGCGTGCCGGGCGTACACGGCACGATTATACACGCATGCGATACAATTTCCCGCCAGCAACCCCCACGCGACACCCGCCGGACCG
This Candidatus Hydrogenedentota bacterium DNA region includes the following protein-coding sequences:
- a CDS encoding O-antigen ligase family protein, translated to MDTAATQSRENLPVRGRMGAPLGVFLLVAGAFIAMEHDYAGPKKFEMLVKAQSIEEFANLEQQLFQPRAWRQAGGLALGAFGLFHLLRRRRAGDTTVGFLAVLLLFFAGWSVLSLTWADDPALSFRRVALFALLALGAAGVAQRLTPRQILWLAALWSGAFLLLALGVEVAQGAFQPLKAGYRFAGTIHPNAQAVNCAILFLAAVHLMRGAQRGRMLLLLLAAAAIVFLYLTRSRTAFASVVAVLLVQWGIIQSRSMKVTLASAALLFAVFFLLLSDVLWPVAQRGIAMGREDASATTGTLTGRRQLWDQCLDFAAERPVLGYGYGCFWNESRSGAIIEKQGWPISHAHNAYLDVALDLGPAAAVAFVLILIAGITVAIAYSRVTGASEYAFFAMVLLFCALNGLLESVAIQRGQLTFLAMVILVRLAFFKAPDEAGVPGMTEQGSVVLSGKERMA